In Rhea pennata isolate bPtePen1 chromosome 8, bPtePen1.pri, whole genome shotgun sequence, one genomic interval encodes:
- the SSX2IP gene encoding afadin- and alpha-actinin-binding protein: MGDWKTITVPVLSSDSKNIFQYTSEQKMSPPSLNTQVLRLPLPSSKSMHTFFSAFCTEENIEQSISYLNRELTTLGFPSIYAESKGKELNLISVINCMNELLVLQHKNLRAQEEVEMQHLKLGSDMDHLQNCYAKLKEQLELSKREIVGLQERDRQLQSKNRSLHQLLKNEKDEVQKLQNIISSRATQYNHDMKRKEREYNKLKERLHQLVMNKKDKKIAMDVLNYVGRADGKRGAWRTDKTEARNEEEMYKALLNDYEQRQKQLLMENAELKKVLQQMKKEIISLLPPQKQKPKERSEDGPVLSDLEEDVGELNKENMWELSCETVREQLTNSIRKQWRMLKNHVEKLDNQVSRVHSGALNDKDVISREDHELETEKLELEIQQCKEMIKTQQQLLQQQLMSPCDDDTTLLLQDCYLLEERERLQEEWRLFREQKKNFEKERRNFTEAAIRLGLERKAFEEDRGAWLKQQFLSMTTDYKHSENVTTPSAFLGSSDQDNRLVNSTSQQRKPHCILSVPIPAEPCQTFQYISHNSSNAASKKPAGDDKPNQWEESDKEETE, translated from the exons ATGGGAGATTGGAAGACTATTACTGTGCCAGTGTTGTCATCAG atagcaaaaatattttccagtataCCTCAGAGCAAAAGATGTCTCCTCCAAGCTTAAACACACAAGTGCTACGCTTGCCACTGCCTTCATCTAAAAGCATGCACACCTTTTTCAGTGCCTTCTGCACAGAAGAGAATATTGAACAGAGTATATCCTATCTCAATAGG GAATTGACAACATTGGGCTTTCCTTCTATTTATGCGGAgtccaaaggaaaagaattaaatttaatatCTGTCATAAATTGCATGAATGAATTGCTTGTACTGCAGCACAAGAACCTTCGAGCTCAGGAAGAAGTAGAAATGCAGCATCTGAAACTGGGCAGTGATATGGATCATTTACAGAACTGCTATGCTAAATTAAAG GAACAGTTGGAATTATCTAAAAGGGAAATAGTTGGACTTCAGGAAAGAGACAGACAACTgcaaagcaagaacagaagTCTCCATCaattacttaaaaatgaaaaggatgaA GTACAGAAGTTACAGAATATAATCTCAAGTAGAGCTACACAGTACAATCATGAtatgaagaggaaagagagagaatataaCAAATTGAAGGAACGTTTACATCAGTTAGTCATGaacaaaaaggacaaaaagataG CCATGGATGTTCTAAATTATGTTGGTAGAGCTGATGGGAAGAGAGGTGCGTGGAGGACTGATAAAACAGAAGCCAG aaatgaagaagaaatgtaCAAAGCTCTGTTAAATGATTATGAACAACGccaaaaacagcttttaatggaaaatgctgaactgaaaaaagttcttcagcaaatgaagaaagagattaTTTCGCTTCTCCCACCACAGAAGCAGAAACCTAAAGAAAGGTCTGAAGATGGGCCA gtaCTGTCAGACTTGGAAGAGGATGTTGGAGAATTAAATAAAGAGAATATGTGGGAACTGTCTTGTGAGACTGTGCGAGAGCAGCTTACTAACAGCATTAGAAAACAATGGAGAATGTTGAAAAATCATGTTGAAAAGCTGGATAATCAAG TCTCACGTGTACATTCAGGGGCTTTGAATGACAAAGATGTAATTTCAAGAGAAGACCATGAACTGGAAACTGAAAAGCTAGAGTTAGAAATTCAGCAATGTAAGGAAATGATCAAAACTCAGCAACAACTCTTACAG cagcagcttatGTCTCCGTGTGATGATGATACCACTCTGTTGCTACAAGATTGTTATTTGTTGGAGGAAAGAGAGCGTCTTCAGGAAGAATGGAGACTATTTCGAGAACAAAAGAAGAACTTTGAGAAAGAACGAAGAAATTTTACAGAAGCTGCTATTAGATTAGGACTTGAG agAAAGGCTTTTGAAGAAGATAGAGGAGCATGGTTGAAACAACAGTTCTTAAGTATGACTACTGATTACAAGCACTCTGAAAATGTGACAACTCCAAGTGCCTTCTTAGGAA GTTCTGACCAAGACAATCGGTTAGTGAACTCCACATCTCAACAAAGAAAACCTCACTGTATATTGAGTGTACCTATTCCAGCAGAACCTTGCCAGACATTTCAGTACATTTCACATAACAG TTCCAATGCTGCATCAAAGAAACCTGCTGGAGATGATAAGCCAAATCAGTGGGAGGAAAGTGACaaagaagaaactgaataa